In the Corythoichthys intestinalis isolate RoL2023-P3 chromosome 12, ASM3026506v1, whole genome shotgun sequence genome, one interval contains:
- the LOC130926584 gene encoding zinc finger E-box-binding homeobox 1-like isoform X2, whose translation MDERARFQRRKQANPRRKNVLEDDITSTRERRPETEEDGRALEPSAHEYLWRSDTAVIYPEDPDEKAESRSGPGEEAESRWTPQKPVGEQEGGVDRKFKCGECGKAFKYKHHLKEHLRIHSGEKPYECPNCKKRFSHSGSYSSHISGRKCAAGPAALLRGRPPGPSANCSAPARLRLQLENGGARRRRRPGDRARTAEYGPAADSAREAEGFRANGFGDYGKAAADFLLPETLDSPSDTCVRKAERNPADVSEPRAYAKELGARPDPADDRSKVRPDGNEADETRRSKGDGRYCRFCEETFPGPVPLHQHERYLCEMNPDVRAVLRPGAFGAYSEWPASAEEPGNAFEDGFSLTRATRASSTERDSEELLKISLAVGLPREFVRDWFAERDPGLPEARRNSGPSPIFSNGDPFPARVETGEPEDRDGRSPLNLSSSERSSAEGPVREGARADAPLDLSVPKRSAGEFRRTRMNGLATGPGAERGLAGDPLRVKKDFPERRTGAGPVFGVDLFAAAPVYSPVPFPLRTFASPARYPLPDSAGPAPQMAYAFARGAAAFVDIQSTGKTQWKTTLQRALLDRSSDYLSGGEEVTESESQTKSASGTAPSGTYACDLCHKTFQKTSSLLRHKYEHTGKRPHRCEICQKAFKHKHHLIEHSRLHSGEKPYQCDKCGKRFSHSGSYSQHMNHRYSYCKREAREAEAPPPAGSHSDRPAGFSDAGRFSAPLFGEEVPADR comes from the exons ATGGACGAGCGCGCCCGCTTCCAGAGGAGAAAACAAGCAAACCCGCGCCGAAAGAACG TGTTGGAGGATGACATCACATCGACGCGAGAGCGGCGGCCGGAAACGGAAGAAGACGGGCGGGCGCTCG AGCCGTCCGCGCACGAGTACCTTTGGCGCAGCGACACGGCCGTCATCTACCCGGAAGACCCGGACGAAAAGGCGGAGTCGCGTTCCGGCCCGGGCGAGGAGGCGGAAAGTCGCTGGACCCCGCAGAAGCCCGTCGGAGAGCAG GAGGGCGGCGTCGACCGAAAGTTCAAGTGCGGCGAATGCGGAAAAGCCTTCAAGTACAAACATCACTTGAAGGAACACCTGCGCATCCACAGCG GCGAAAAACCGTACGAGTGCCCCAACTGCAAAAAGCGCTTCTCCCACTCGGGCTCGTACAGTTCCCACATTAGCGGCCGCAAATGCGCGGCGGGGCCGGCGGCGCTCCTCCGCGGACGTCCGCCGGGGCCCTCGGCAAATTGCTCCGCGCCGGCCCGGCTCCGGCTCCAGTTGGAAAACGGCGGGGCCCGCCGGCGACGTCGGCCGGGCGACCGAGCCCGGACGGCGGAGTACGGGCCGGCCGCGGACTCCGCCCGCGAGGCCGAGGGGTTCCGCGCGAACGGTTTCGGCGACTACGGAAAAGCGGCTGCGGACTTCCTTCTGCCGGAGACGCTCGATAGCCCAAGTGACACGTGCGTCCGAAAGGCCGAGCGGAACCCGGCGGACGTTTCCGAACCGAGGGCCTACGCGAAAGAGCTCGGGGCCCGGCCGGACCCCGCCGACGACCGGTCGAAGGTTCGGCCGGACGGAAACGAAGCGGACGAGACGAGACGGAGCAAAGGAGACGGTCGCTACTGCCGGTTCTGCGAGGAGACTTTCCCGGGACCCGTTCCGCTGCATCAGCACGAGCGCTACCTCTGCGAGATGAACCCGGACGTCCGAGCCGTCCTACGGCCGGGGGCTTTCGGAGCGTACTCGGAATGGCCGGCGTCCGCCGAGGAGCCCGGGAACGCTTTCGAGGACGGCTTCTCGCTCACGCGGGCCACGCGGGCCTCGAGTACGGAACGCGACTCGGAGGAACTGCTGAAGATTTCCCTGGCCGTGGGCCTTCCGCGAGAGTTTGTCAGGGACTGGTTCGCGGAGCGGGATCCCGGCCTTCCCGAAGCGCGCCGGAACTCCGGACCTTCGCCGATCTTCTCGAACGGCGACCCCTTCCCGGCGAGGGTCGAGACCGGTGAACCGGAGGATCGCGACGGTCGCTCGCCGCTCAACTTGTCCTCCTCTGAGCGGAGTAGCGCCGAGGGCCCGGTCCGGGAGGGCGCTCGTGCAGACGCCCCGCTCGATCTTTCGGTGCCCAAACGCTCGGCCGGCGAATTCCGGCGAACGAGAATGAACGGTCTCGCGACGGGACCCGGGGCGGAGCGAGGCCTCGCGGGCGACCCGCTCCGTGTCAAAAAAGACTTCCCCGAGCGTCGGACGGGAGCCGGTCCCGTGTTCGGCGTGGATCTTTTTGCGGCGGCTCCGGTCTACTCGCCCGTGCCTTTCCCTCTGCGGACGTTCGCGTCCCCCGCCCGGTACCCGCTCCCGGACTCTGCCGGCCCGGCGCCCCAAATGGCGTACGCCTTCGCGAGAGGGGCGGCCGCCTTCGTGGACATACAGAGCACCGGGAAAACCCAGTGGAAAACAACTTTACAG AGGGCGCTACTTGACAGGTCGTCGGACTACCTGTCAGGTGGGGAGGAAGTGACAGAAAGCGAGTCGCAAACCAAGAGCGCCAGTGGTACTGCGCCGAGTGGTACGTACGCCTGCGACTTGTGCCACAAAACATTCCAGAAGACCAGTTCCCTCCTAAGACACAAATATGAGCACACAG GCAAGCGTCCCCACCGGTGCGAGATCTGCCAGAAGGCCTTCAAGCACAAACATCACCTGATCGAGCACTCGCGTCTGCACTCGGGAGAAAAACCCTACCAGTGCGACAAGTGCGGAAAGCGCTTCTCGCACTCTGGCTCCTACTCGCAGCACATGAACCACCGCTACTCCTACTGCAAGCGGGAAGCCCGGGAGGCCGAGGCGCCGCCGCCGGCCGGCTCCCACTCCGACCGCCCCGCCGGATTCTCGGACGCGGGCCGCTTTTCCGCTCCCCTCTTCGGAGAGGAGGTCCCGGCGGATCGTTGA
- the LOC130926584 gene encoding zinc finger E-box-binding homeobox 1-like isoform X3: MDERARFQRRKQANPRRKNVLEDDITSTRERRPETEEDGRALEPSAHEYLWRSDTAVIYPEDPDEKAESRSGPGEEAESRWTPQKPVGEQKEGGVDRKFKCGECGKAFKYKHHLKEHLRIHSGEKPYECPNCKKRFSHSGSYSSHISGRKCAAGPAALLRGRPPGPSANCSAPARLRLQLENGGARRRRRPGDRARTAEYGPAADSAREAEGFRANGFGDYGKAAADFLLPETLDSPSDTCVRKAERNPADVSEPRAYAKELGARPDPADDRSKVRPDGNEADETRRSKGDGRYCRFCEETFPGPVPLHQHERYLCEMNPDVRAVLRPGAFGAYSEWPASAEEPGNAFEDGFSLTRATRASSTERDSEELLKISLAVGLPREFVRDWFAERDPGLPEARRNSGPSPIFSNGDPFPARVETGEPEDRDGRSPLNLSSSERSSAEGPVREGARADAPLDLSVPKRSAGEFRRTRMNGLATGPGAERGLAGDPLRVKKDFPERRTGAGPVFGVDLFAAAPVYSPVPFPLRTFASPARYPLPDSAGPAPQMAYAFARGAAAFVDIQSTGKTQWKTTLQRALLDRSSDYLSGGEEVTESESQTKSASGTAPSGKRPHRCEICQKAFKHKHHLIEHSRLHSGEKPYQCDKCGKRFSHSGSYSQHMNHRYSYCKREAREAEAPPPAGSHSDRPAGFSDAGRFSAPLFGEEVPADR, encoded by the exons ATGGACGAGCGCGCCCGCTTCCAGAGGAGAAAACAAGCAAACCCGCGCCGAAAGAACG TGTTGGAGGATGACATCACATCGACGCGAGAGCGGCGGCCGGAAACGGAAGAAGACGGGCGGGCGCTCG AGCCGTCCGCGCACGAGTACCTTTGGCGCAGCGACACGGCCGTCATCTACCCGGAAGACCCGGACGAAAAGGCGGAGTCGCGTTCCGGCCCGGGCGAGGAGGCGGAAAGTCGCTGGACCCCGCAGAAGCCCGTCGGAGAGCAG AAGGAGGGCGGCGTCGACCGAAAGTTCAAGTGCGGCGAATGCGGAAAAGCCTTCAAGTACAAACATCACTTGAAGGAACACCTGCGCATCCACAGCG GCGAAAAACCGTACGAGTGCCCCAACTGCAAAAAGCGCTTCTCCCACTCGGGCTCGTACAGTTCCCACATTAGCGGCCGCAAATGCGCGGCGGGGCCGGCGGCGCTCCTCCGCGGACGTCCGCCGGGGCCCTCGGCAAATTGCTCCGCGCCGGCCCGGCTCCGGCTCCAGTTGGAAAACGGCGGGGCCCGCCGGCGACGTCGGCCGGGCGACCGAGCCCGGACGGCGGAGTACGGGCCGGCCGCGGACTCCGCCCGCGAGGCCGAGGGGTTCCGCGCGAACGGTTTCGGCGACTACGGAAAAGCGGCTGCGGACTTCCTTCTGCCGGAGACGCTCGATAGCCCAAGTGACACGTGCGTCCGAAAGGCCGAGCGGAACCCGGCGGACGTTTCCGAACCGAGGGCCTACGCGAAAGAGCTCGGGGCCCGGCCGGACCCCGCCGACGACCGGTCGAAGGTTCGGCCGGACGGAAACGAAGCGGACGAGACGAGACGGAGCAAAGGAGACGGTCGCTACTGCCGGTTCTGCGAGGAGACTTTCCCGGGACCCGTTCCGCTGCATCAGCACGAGCGCTACCTCTGCGAGATGAACCCGGACGTCCGAGCCGTCCTACGGCCGGGGGCTTTCGGAGCGTACTCGGAATGGCCGGCGTCCGCCGAGGAGCCCGGGAACGCTTTCGAGGACGGCTTCTCGCTCACGCGGGCCACGCGGGCCTCGAGTACGGAACGCGACTCGGAGGAACTGCTGAAGATTTCCCTGGCCGTGGGCCTTCCGCGAGAGTTTGTCAGGGACTGGTTCGCGGAGCGGGATCCCGGCCTTCCCGAAGCGCGCCGGAACTCCGGACCTTCGCCGATCTTCTCGAACGGCGACCCCTTCCCGGCGAGGGTCGAGACCGGTGAACCGGAGGATCGCGACGGTCGCTCGCCGCTCAACTTGTCCTCCTCTGAGCGGAGTAGCGCCGAGGGCCCGGTCCGGGAGGGCGCTCGTGCAGACGCCCCGCTCGATCTTTCGGTGCCCAAACGCTCGGCCGGCGAATTCCGGCGAACGAGAATGAACGGTCTCGCGACGGGACCCGGGGCGGAGCGAGGCCTCGCGGGCGACCCGCTCCGTGTCAAAAAAGACTTCCCCGAGCGTCGGACGGGAGCCGGTCCCGTGTTCGGCGTGGATCTTTTTGCGGCGGCTCCGGTCTACTCGCCCGTGCCTTTCCCTCTGCGGACGTTCGCGTCCCCCGCCCGGTACCCGCTCCCGGACTCTGCCGGCCCGGCGCCCCAAATGGCGTACGCCTTCGCGAGAGGGGCGGCCGCCTTCGTGGACATACAGAGCACCGGGAAAACCCAGTGGAAAACAACTTTACAG AGGGCGCTACTTGACAGGTCGTCGGACTACCTGTCAGGTGGGGAGGAAGTGACAGAAAGCGAGTCGCAAACCAAGAGCGCCAGTGGTACTGCGCCGAGTG GCAAGCGTCCCCACCGGTGCGAGATCTGCCAGAAGGCCTTCAAGCACAAACATCACCTGATCGAGCACTCGCGTCTGCACTCGGGAGAAAAACCCTACCAGTGCGACAAGTGCGGAAAGCGCTTCTCGCACTCTGGCTCCTACTCGCAGCACATGAACCACCGCTACTCCTACTGCAAGCGGGAAGCCCGGGAGGCCGAGGCGCCGCCGCCGGCCGGCTCCCACTCCGACCGCCCCGCCGGATTCTCGGACGCGGGCCGCTTTTCCGCTCCCCTCTTCGGAGAGGAGGTCCCGGCGGATCGTTGA
- the LOC130926584 gene encoding zinc finger E-box-binding homeobox 1-like isoform X1, which produces MDERARFQRRKQANPRRKNVLEDDITSTRERRPETEEDGRALEPSAHEYLWRSDTAVIYPEDPDEKAESRSGPGEEAESRWTPQKPVGEQKEGGVDRKFKCGECGKAFKYKHHLKEHLRIHSGEKPYECPNCKKRFSHSGSYSSHISGRKCAAGPAALLRGRPPGPSANCSAPARLRLQLENGGARRRRRPGDRARTAEYGPAADSAREAEGFRANGFGDYGKAAADFLLPETLDSPSDTCVRKAERNPADVSEPRAYAKELGARPDPADDRSKVRPDGNEADETRRSKGDGRYCRFCEETFPGPVPLHQHERYLCEMNPDVRAVLRPGAFGAYSEWPASAEEPGNAFEDGFSLTRATRASSTERDSEELLKISLAVGLPREFVRDWFAERDPGLPEARRNSGPSPIFSNGDPFPARVETGEPEDRDGRSPLNLSSSERSSAEGPVREGARADAPLDLSVPKRSAGEFRRTRMNGLATGPGAERGLAGDPLRVKKDFPERRTGAGPVFGVDLFAAAPVYSPVPFPLRTFASPARYPLPDSAGPAPQMAYAFARGAAAFVDIQSTGKTQWKTTLQRALLDRSSDYLSGGEEVTESESQTKSASGTAPSGTYACDLCHKTFQKTSSLLRHKYEHTGKRPHRCEICQKAFKHKHHLIEHSRLHSGEKPYQCDKCGKRFSHSGSYSQHMNHRYSYCKREAREAEAPPPAGSHSDRPAGFSDAGRFSAPLFGEEVPADR; this is translated from the exons ATGGACGAGCGCGCCCGCTTCCAGAGGAGAAAACAAGCAAACCCGCGCCGAAAGAACG TGTTGGAGGATGACATCACATCGACGCGAGAGCGGCGGCCGGAAACGGAAGAAGACGGGCGGGCGCTCG AGCCGTCCGCGCACGAGTACCTTTGGCGCAGCGACACGGCCGTCATCTACCCGGAAGACCCGGACGAAAAGGCGGAGTCGCGTTCCGGCCCGGGCGAGGAGGCGGAAAGTCGCTGGACCCCGCAGAAGCCCGTCGGAGAGCAG AAGGAGGGCGGCGTCGACCGAAAGTTCAAGTGCGGCGAATGCGGAAAAGCCTTCAAGTACAAACATCACTTGAAGGAACACCTGCGCATCCACAGCG GCGAAAAACCGTACGAGTGCCCCAACTGCAAAAAGCGCTTCTCCCACTCGGGCTCGTACAGTTCCCACATTAGCGGCCGCAAATGCGCGGCGGGGCCGGCGGCGCTCCTCCGCGGACGTCCGCCGGGGCCCTCGGCAAATTGCTCCGCGCCGGCCCGGCTCCGGCTCCAGTTGGAAAACGGCGGGGCCCGCCGGCGACGTCGGCCGGGCGACCGAGCCCGGACGGCGGAGTACGGGCCGGCCGCGGACTCCGCCCGCGAGGCCGAGGGGTTCCGCGCGAACGGTTTCGGCGACTACGGAAAAGCGGCTGCGGACTTCCTTCTGCCGGAGACGCTCGATAGCCCAAGTGACACGTGCGTCCGAAAGGCCGAGCGGAACCCGGCGGACGTTTCCGAACCGAGGGCCTACGCGAAAGAGCTCGGGGCCCGGCCGGACCCCGCCGACGACCGGTCGAAGGTTCGGCCGGACGGAAACGAAGCGGACGAGACGAGACGGAGCAAAGGAGACGGTCGCTACTGCCGGTTCTGCGAGGAGACTTTCCCGGGACCCGTTCCGCTGCATCAGCACGAGCGCTACCTCTGCGAGATGAACCCGGACGTCCGAGCCGTCCTACGGCCGGGGGCTTTCGGAGCGTACTCGGAATGGCCGGCGTCCGCCGAGGAGCCCGGGAACGCTTTCGAGGACGGCTTCTCGCTCACGCGGGCCACGCGGGCCTCGAGTACGGAACGCGACTCGGAGGAACTGCTGAAGATTTCCCTGGCCGTGGGCCTTCCGCGAGAGTTTGTCAGGGACTGGTTCGCGGAGCGGGATCCCGGCCTTCCCGAAGCGCGCCGGAACTCCGGACCTTCGCCGATCTTCTCGAACGGCGACCCCTTCCCGGCGAGGGTCGAGACCGGTGAACCGGAGGATCGCGACGGTCGCTCGCCGCTCAACTTGTCCTCCTCTGAGCGGAGTAGCGCCGAGGGCCCGGTCCGGGAGGGCGCTCGTGCAGACGCCCCGCTCGATCTTTCGGTGCCCAAACGCTCGGCCGGCGAATTCCGGCGAACGAGAATGAACGGTCTCGCGACGGGACCCGGGGCGGAGCGAGGCCTCGCGGGCGACCCGCTCCGTGTCAAAAAAGACTTCCCCGAGCGTCGGACGGGAGCCGGTCCCGTGTTCGGCGTGGATCTTTTTGCGGCGGCTCCGGTCTACTCGCCCGTGCCTTTCCCTCTGCGGACGTTCGCGTCCCCCGCCCGGTACCCGCTCCCGGACTCTGCCGGCCCGGCGCCCCAAATGGCGTACGCCTTCGCGAGAGGGGCGGCCGCCTTCGTGGACATACAGAGCACCGGGAAAACCCAGTGGAAAACAACTTTACAG AGGGCGCTACTTGACAGGTCGTCGGACTACCTGTCAGGTGGGGAGGAAGTGACAGAAAGCGAGTCGCAAACCAAGAGCGCCAGTGGTACTGCGCCGAGTGGTACGTACGCCTGCGACTTGTGCCACAAAACATTCCAGAAGACCAGTTCCCTCCTAAGACACAAATATGAGCACACAG GCAAGCGTCCCCACCGGTGCGAGATCTGCCAGAAGGCCTTCAAGCACAAACATCACCTGATCGAGCACTCGCGTCTGCACTCGGGAGAAAAACCCTACCAGTGCGACAAGTGCGGAAAGCGCTTCTCGCACTCTGGCTCCTACTCGCAGCACATGAACCACCGCTACTCCTACTGCAAGCGGGAAGCCCGGGAGGCCGAGGCGCCGCCGCCGGCCGGCTCCCACTCCGACCGCCCCGCCGGATTCTCGGACGCGGGCCGCTTTTCCGCTCCCCTCTTCGGAGAGGAGGTCCCGGCGGATCGTTGA
- the neurod1 gene encoding neurogenic differentiation factor 1, producing the protein MTRSEQNFGESEVRRQQQEQEEARSPAGAATEEEEDERCLADEDEDEEEERDGEEDEEDGQDKPKRRGPKKKKMTKARMQRFKVRRMKANARERNRMHGLNDALESLRKVVPCYSKTQKLSKIETLRLAKNYIWTLSEILRSGKAPDLVAFVQALCKGLSQPTTNLVAGCLQLNPRTFLPEQSPELPAHLHPPGGAHYAGHFSYAGPGLTPGLPSPPYGSADPSHVFHRAKGPAYGAPEAYFDGVLVSDGPPFDPPLSPPLSINGNFSSYKHEAAADYDKSYSFGARYGHPAHVYPQADDLMGFDGHSHHERLMNAQLGAIFHES; encoded by the exons ATGACACGGTCGGAGCAGAATTTCGGGGAGTCGGAGGTTCGGCGGCAACAGCAGGAACAAGAGGAGGCCCGCAGTCCCGCCGGAGCGGCGACCGAGGAAGAGGAGGACGAACGCTGCCTCGCGGATGAGGACGAGGACGAGGAGGAAGAGCGGGACGGGGAGGAAGACGAGGAGGACGGACAGGACAAACCCAAAAGGCGAGGACCCAAGAAGAAGAAGATGACCAAGGCGCGCATGCAGAG GTTCAAAGTTCGTCGCATGAAGGCTAACGCTCGAGAGCGCAACCGCATGCACGGCTTGAACGACGCCCTTGAGAGTCTGCGCAAGGTGGTCCCCTGCTACTCCAAAACCCAAAAACTGTCCAAAATCGAGACCCTGCGTCTGGCCAAGAACTACATCTGGACCCTGAGCGAAATCCTGCGATCCGGGAAGGCGCCGGACCTGGTCGCCTTCGTGCAGGCCCTCTGCAAAG GTTTGTCGCAGCCGACCACCAACTTGGTGGCGGGCTGCCTCCAGCTCAACCCTCGCACCTTCCTGCCCGAGCAGTCGCCCGAGCTGCCGGCCCACCTGCACCCCCCGGGCGGCGCCCACTACGCCGGCCACTTCTCCTACGCGGGGCCGGGCCTGACGCCGGGCCTGCCCAGCCCGCCGTACGGCAGCGCCGACCCCTCGCACGTCTTCCACCGGGCCAAGGGCCCGGCGTACGGCGCCCCGGAAGCCTACTTCGACGGCGTCCTGGTGTCGGACGGCCCCCCCTTCGATCCGCCCCTCAGCCCGCCCCTCAGCATCAACGGCAACTTCTCGTCCTACAAGCACGAGGCGGCGGCCGACTACGACAAGAGCTACTCCTTCGGCGCGCGCTACGGCCACCCGGCCCACGTCTACCCGCAGGCGGACGACCTGATGGGCTTCGACGGACACTCGCATCACGAGCGGCTGATGAACGCGCAGCTCGGCGCCATTTTCCACGAGTCCTGA